The Dermochelys coriacea isolate rDerCor1 chromosome 7, rDerCor1.pri.v4, whole genome shotgun sequence genome window below encodes:
- the LOC119858569 gene encoding RNA-binding protein 14-like isoform X2, with amino-acid sequence MKDYAFVHMEKEADAKVAIENLNGKEVKGRRVNVELSTNVQKKGAGQNAQAGPNADKSKRASVDYREKYQPKIDGYEQLRPTDSTYASVSAGYTASSLYDYQQRFGGTNTSSKYNSFDTQTRQASPSYFGRDRSPIRRSPTRIGFATVSLPMTAQPASYRAQPSTSLGATYRAQPSASLGMSYRPQPTTGQTASYRAQPSTSLGNTYRTQSSVSLGASNTQPAASSLNSYSAQAAAAYNTQAAASQLASYGVQSSATLASSYGAQPSATHAASYGTQPVAGYSASYGAQPTATHAAAAYAAQPAAGHTATYGAQPVATHAAAYGAQPAASHLASYGAQPVDSHSTSYGAQPAATLSASYGAQPVAGHSASYGAQPAAALAASYGAQPVASHSASYGAQPVAGHSASYGAQPTAVLSATYGAQPASTLAASYSNQSAAASYKSQVSAPLATPYRTQSSNSMSASYTAQQPSSVPLAVTFRAQPVTAYDGPTQLGQQATPYLGLSQSSAAAAAIAPPYERTRLSPPRSAGYDDPFKKSSALAKRYSSDRRLSDLSDYRRLADSPLVYRHSPTKSPLDYRRLPEAHSDYARYSGAYGDYMHTARLHSNYQRRL; translated from the exons ATGAAAG ACTATGCATTTGTTCACATGGAGAAAGAAGCAGATGCAAAAGTTGCCATCGAAAATCTTAACGGAAAGGAAGTGAAAGGAAGAAGAGTCAATGTGGAACTCTCTACTAATGTTCAGAAAAAGGGGGCAGGACAAAATGCTCAGGCAGGCCCCAATGCTGACAAGAGCAAGAGAGCAAGTGTGGACTATAGAGAAAAATATCAACCCAAGATCGATGGTTATGAGCAGCTTAGGCCTACAGACTCTACGTATGCATCAGTCTCTGCAGGATATACTGCATCCTCGCTCTACGATTATCAGCAGCGCTTCGGTGGCACCAACACTTCAAGCAAATACAATTCATTTGATACTCAGACAAGGCAAGCATCTCCCTCATATTTTGGAAGGGACAGAAGCCCAATTCGACGATCACCAACAAGAATCGGCTTTGCCACTGTGTCGCTACCCATGACAGCGCAACCAGCATCCTACAGAGCTCAGCCATCAACCTCACTGGGTGCAACCTACAGAGCCCAGCCCTCTGCATCACTCGGAATGTCTTACAGACCACAGCCAACAACGGGACAGACAGCATCTTACAGGGCCCAGCCCTCGACGTCACTTGGAAATACTTACAGAACCCAGTCCTCTGTTTCACTAGGAGCTTCTAATACCCAGCCTGCAGCCTCATCACTAAATTCCTACAgcgcccaggctgctgctgcttacAACACCCAGGCTGCAGCTTCCCAGTTAGCCTCTTATGGGGTCCAGTCCTCAGCAACACTAGCGTCATCCTATGGAGCTCAGCCTTCAGCCACGCATGCAGCCTCTTATGGTACTCAGCCTGTGGCTGGTTACTCAGCCTCCTATGGAGCTCAGCCGACAGCCACACATGCAGCTGCTGCCTATGCAGCTCAGCCTGCGGCTGGTCACACAGCCACCTATGGAGCCCAGCCTGTGGCCACGCATGCAGCCGCCTATGGAGCCCAGCCTGCGGCCAGCCACTTGGCTTCTTATGGAGCCCAGCCTGTGGACAGCCACTCAACCTCGTATGGAGCCCAGCCTGCAGCTACTCTCTCAGCCTCGTATGGTGCTCAGCCTGTGGCTGGCCATTCAGCCTCGTATGGTGCTCAGCCTGCAGCTGCTCTCGCAGCCTCGTATGGCGCCCAGCCTGTGGCCAGCCATTCAGCCTCGTATGGCGCCCAGCCTGTGGCCGGCCATTCAGCCTCATATGGCGCCCAGCCTACAGCTGTGCTCTCAGCAACCTATGGCGCCCAGCCTGCATCCACTCTGGCTGCATCTTATAGCAATCAGTCTGCAGCAGCTTCCTACAAATCACAGGTCTCTGCTCCACTGGCCACACCCTATAGAACACAGTCTTCAAACTCAATGTCAGCTTCATATACAGCACAGCAGCCCTCCTCTGTTCCCTTGGCAGTCACTTTCAGAGCTCAGCCTGTGACTGCATATGATGGGCCAACCCAGCTTGGACAACAAGCAACCCCGTATTTGGGACTGTCTcagtcttctgctgctgctgctgccatcgCACCACCATACGAACGCACCCGCCTCTCTCCTCCACGGAGTGCTGGCTATGACGATCCTTTCAAAAAATCATCTGCTTTGGCTAAAAG GTACAGTTCCGACCGCCGTTTATCTGACCTCTCAGATTACCGTCGTTTAGCAGACTCGCCACTTGTGTACCGTCATTCGCCGACAAAGTCCCCGCTGGATTATCGCCGTCTTCCAGAAGCGCATTCCGACTATGCCCGTTATTCGGGTGCCTATGGCGATTATATGCATACTGCTCGGCTACATTCTAATTACCAGCGCCGCCTGTAG
- the LOC119858569 gene encoding RNA-binding protein 14-like isoform X4, whose product MEKEADAKVAIENLNGKEVKGRRVNVELSTNVQKKGAGQNAQAGPNADKSKRASVDYREKYQPKIDGYEQLRPTDSTYASVSAGYTASSLYDYQQRFGGTNTSSKYNSFDTQTRQASPSYFGRDRSPIRRSPTRIGFATVSLPMTAQPASYRAQPSTSLGATYRAQPSASLGMSYRPQPTTGQTASYRAQPSTSLGNTYRTQSSVSLGASNTQPAASSLNSYSAQAAAAYNTQAAASQLASYGVQSSATLASSYGAQPSATHAASYGTQPVAGYSASYGAQPTATHAAAAYAAQPAAGHTATYGAQPVATHAAAYGAQPAASHLASYGAQPVDSHSTSYGAQPAATLSASYGAQPVAGHSASYGAQPAAALAASYGAQPVASHSASYGAQPVAGHSASYGAQPTAVLSATYGAQPASTLAASYSNQSAAASYKSQVSAPLATPYRTQSSNSMSASYTAQQPSSVPLAVTFRAQPVTAYDGPTQLGQQATPYLGLSQSSAAAAAIAPPYERTRLSPPRSAGYDDPFKKSSALAKRYSSDRRLSDLSDYRRLADSPLVYRHSPTKSPLDYRRLPEAHSDYARYSGAYGDYMHTARLHSNYQRRL is encoded by the exons ATGGAGAAAGAAGCAGATGCAAAAGTTGCCATCGAAAATCTTAACGGAAAGGAAGTGAAAGGAAGAAGAGTCAATGTGGAACTCTCTACTAATGTTCAGAAAAAGGGGGCAGGACAAAATGCTCAGGCAGGCCCCAATGCTGACAAGAGCAAGAGAGCAAGTGTGGACTATAGAGAAAAATATCAACCCAAGATCGATGGTTATGAGCAGCTTAGGCCTACAGACTCTACGTATGCATCAGTCTCTGCAGGATATACTGCATCCTCGCTCTACGATTATCAGCAGCGCTTCGGTGGCACCAACACTTCAAGCAAATACAATTCATTTGATACTCAGACAAGGCAAGCATCTCCCTCATATTTTGGAAGGGACAGAAGCCCAATTCGACGATCACCAACAAGAATCGGCTTTGCCACTGTGTCGCTACCCATGACAGCGCAACCAGCATCCTACAGAGCTCAGCCATCAACCTCACTGGGTGCAACCTACAGAGCCCAGCCCTCTGCATCACTCGGAATGTCTTACAGACCACAGCCAACAACGGGACAGACAGCATCTTACAGGGCCCAGCCCTCGACGTCACTTGGAAATACTTACAGAACCCAGTCCTCTGTTTCACTAGGAGCTTCTAATACCCAGCCTGCAGCCTCATCACTAAATTCCTACAgcgcccaggctgctgctgcttacAACACCCAGGCTGCAGCTTCCCAGTTAGCCTCTTATGGGGTCCAGTCCTCAGCAACACTAGCGTCATCCTATGGAGCTCAGCCTTCAGCCACGCATGCAGCCTCTTATGGTACTCAGCCTGTGGCTGGTTACTCAGCCTCCTATGGAGCTCAGCCGACAGCCACACATGCAGCTGCTGCCTATGCAGCTCAGCCTGCGGCTGGTCACACAGCCACCTATGGAGCCCAGCCTGTGGCCACGCATGCAGCCGCCTATGGAGCCCAGCCTGCGGCCAGCCACTTGGCTTCTTATGGAGCCCAGCCTGTGGACAGCCACTCAACCTCGTATGGAGCCCAGCCTGCAGCTACTCTCTCAGCCTCGTATGGTGCTCAGCCTGTGGCTGGCCATTCAGCCTCGTATGGTGCTCAGCCTGCAGCTGCTCTCGCAGCCTCGTATGGCGCCCAGCCTGTGGCCAGCCATTCAGCCTCGTATGGCGCCCAGCCTGTGGCCGGCCATTCAGCCTCATATGGCGCCCAGCCTACAGCTGTGCTCTCAGCAACCTATGGCGCCCAGCCTGCATCCACTCTGGCTGCATCTTATAGCAATCAGTCTGCAGCAGCTTCCTACAAATCACAGGTCTCTGCTCCACTGGCCACACCCTATAGAACACAGTCTTCAAACTCAATGTCAGCTTCATATACAGCACAGCAGCCCTCCTCTGTTCCCTTGGCAGTCACTTTCAGAGCTCAGCCTGTGACTGCATATGATGGGCCAACCCAGCTTGGACAACAAGCAACCCCGTATTTGGGACTGTCTcagtcttctgctgctgctgctgccatcgCACCACCATACGAACGCACCCGCCTCTCTCCTCCACGGAGTGCTGGCTATGACGATCCTTTCAAAAAATCATCTGCTTTGGCTAAAAG GTACAGTTCCGACCGCCGTTTATCTGACCTCTCAGATTACCGTCGTTTAGCAGACTCGCCACTTGTGTACCGTCATTCGCCGACAAAGTCCCCGCTGGATTATCGCCGTCTTCCAGAAGCGCATTCCGACTATGCCCGTTATTCGGGTGCCTATGGCGATTATATGCATACTGCTCGGCTACATTCTAATTACCAGCGCCGCCTGTAG
- the LOC119858569 gene encoding RNA-binding protein 14-like isoform X1 gives MRPGVKLFVGNVPEEATAEELGELFTGAVGPVLGVALMKQFAFVHLRDEAAAVRAISQLNGHQLHGRRIVVEPSRPRPTNTCKIFVGNVSAACTSGELRALFQQYGPVVECDVVKDYAFVHMEKEADAKVAIENLNGKEVKGRRVNVELSTNVQKKGAGQNAQAGPNADKSKRASVDYREKYQPKIDGYEQLRPTDSTYASVSAGYTASSLYDYQQRFGGTNTSSKYNSFDTQTRQASPSYFGRDRSPIRRSPTRIGFATVSLPMTAQPASYRAQPSTSLGATYRAQPSASLGMSYRPQPTTGQTASYRAQPSTSLGNTYRTQSSVSLGASNTQPAASSLNSYSAQAAAAYNTQAAASQLASYGVQSSATLASSYGAQPSATHAASYGTQPVAGYSASYGAQPTATHAAAAYAAQPAAGHTATYGAQPVATHAAAYGAQPAASHLASYGAQPVDSHSTSYGAQPAATLSASYGAQPVAGHSASYGAQPAAALAASYGAQPVASHSASYGAQPVAGHSASYGAQPTAVLSATYGAQPASTLAASYSNQSAAASYKSQVSAPLATPYRTQSSNSMSASYTAQQPSSVPLAVTFRAQPVTAYDGPTQLGQQATPYLGLSQSSAAAAAIAPPYERTRLSPPRSAGYDDPFKKSSALAKRYSSDRRLSDLSDYRRLADSPLVYRHSPTKSPLDYRRLPEAHSDYARYSGAYGDYMHTARLHSNYQRRL, from the exons ATGCGTCCTGGAGTGAAGCTGTTCGTGGGGAACGTGCCCGAGGAGGCCACGGCCGAGGAGCTGGGCGAACTGTTCACGGGCGCGGTAGGCCCGGTGCTCGGCGTGGCCCTCATGAAGCAGTTCGCCTTCGTGCACCTGCGGGATGAGGCGGCCGCTGTCCGCGCCATCTCCCAGCTCAACGGGCACCAGCTGCATGGCCGCCGCATCGTGGTGGAGCCGTCCCGCCCGCGGCCCACCAACACCTGCAAGATCTTCGTGGGTAACGTTTCGGCGGCCTGCACCAGTGGAGAGCTGCGTGCGCTCTTCCAGCAGTACGGGCCCGTGGTGGAGTGCGACGTGGTGAAAG ACTATGCATTTGTTCACATGGAGAAAGAAGCAGATGCAAAAGTTGCCATCGAAAATCTTAACGGAAAGGAAGTGAAAGGAAGAAGAGTCAATGTGGAACTCTCTACTAATGTTCAGAAAAAGGGGGCAGGACAAAATGCTCAGGCAGGCCCCAATGCTGACAAGAGCAAGAGAGCAAGTGTGGACTATAGAGAAAAATATCAACCCAAGATCGATGGTTATGAGCAGCTTAGGCCTACAGACTCTACGTATGCATCAGTCTCTGCAGGATATACTGCATCCTCGCTCTACGATTATCAGCAGCGCTTCGGTGGCACCAACACTTCAAGCAAATACAATTCATTTGATACTCAGACAAGGCAAGCATCTCCCTCATATTTTGGAAGGGACAGAAGCCCAATTCGACGATCACCAACAAGAATCGGCTTTGCCACTGTGTCGCTACCCATGACAGCGCAACCAGCATCCTACAGAGCTCAGCCATCAACCTCACTGGGTGCAACCTACAGAGCCCAGCCCTCTGCATCACTCGGAATGTCTTACAGACCACAGCCAACAACGGGACAGACAGCATCTTACAGGGCCCAGCCCTCGACGTCACTTGGAAATACTTACAGAACCCAGTCCTCTGTTTCACTAGGAGCTTCTAATACCCAGCCTGCAGCCTCATCACTAAATTCCTACAgcgcccaggctgctgctgcttacAACACCCAGGCTGCAGCTTCCCAGTTAGCCTCTTATGGGGTCCAGTCCTCAGCAACACTAGCGTCATCCTATGGAGCTCAGCCTTCAGCCACGCATGCAGCCTCTTATGGTACTCAGCCTGTGGCTGGTTACTCAGCCTCCTATGGAGCTCAGCCGACAGCCACACATGCAGCTGCTGCCTATGCAGCTCAGCCTGCGGCTGGTCACACAGCCACCTATGGAGCCCAGCCTGTGGCCACGCATGCAGCCGCCTATGGAGCCCAGCCTGCGGCCAGCCACTTGGCTTCTTATGGAGCCCAGCCTGTGGACAGCCACTCAACCTCGTATGGAGCCCAGCCTGCAGCTACTCTCTCAGCCTCGTATGGTGCTCAGCCTGTGGCTGGCCATTCAGCCTCGTATGGTGCTCAGCCTGCAGCTGCTCTCGCAGCCTCGTATGGCGCCCAGCCTGTGGCCAGCCATTCAGCCTCGTATGGCGCCCAGCCTGTGGCCGGCCATTCAGCCTCATATGGCGCCCAGCCTACAGCTGTGCTCTCAGCAACCTATGGCGCCCAGCCTGCATCCACTCTGGCTGCATCTTATAGCAATCAGTCTGCAGCAGCTTCCTACAAATCACAGGTCTCTGCTCCACTGGCCACACCCTATAGAACACAGTCTTCAAACTCAATGTCAGCTTCATATACAGCACAGCAGCCCTCCTCTGTTCCCTTGGCAGTCACTTTCAGAGCTCAGCCTGTGACTGCATATGATGGGCCAACCCAGCTTGGACAACAAGCAACCCCGTATTTGGGACTGTCTcagtcttctgctgctgctgctgccatcgCACCACCATACGAACGCACCCGCCTCTCTCCTCCACGGAGTGCTGGCTATGACGATCCTTTCAAAAAATCATCTGCTTTGGCTAAAAG GTACAGTTCCGACCGCCGTTTATCTGACCTCTCAGATTACCGTCGTTTAGCAGACTCGCCACTTGTGTACCGTCATTCGCCGACAAAGTCCCCGCTGGATTATCGCCGTCTTCCAGAAGCGCATTCCGACTATGCCCGTTATTCGGGTGCCTATGGCGATTATATGCATACTGCTCGGCTACATTCTAATTACCAGCGCCGCCTGTAG
- the LOC119858569 gene encoding RNA-binding protein 14-like isoform X9: MRPGVKLFVGNVPEEATAEELGELFTGAVGPVLGVALMKQFAFVHLRDEAAAVRAISQLNGHQLHGRRIVVEPSRPRPTNTCKIFVGNVSAACTSGELRALFQQYGPVVECDVVKEGS, from the coding sequence ATGCGTCCTGGAGTGAAGCTGTTCGTGGGGAACGTGCCCGAGGAGGCCACGGCCGAGGAGCTGGGCGAACTGTTCACGGGCGCGGTAGGCCCGGTGCTCGGCGTGGCCCTCATGAAGCAGTTCGCCTTCGTGCACCTGCGGGATGAGGCGGCCGCTGTCCGCGCCATCTCCCAGCTCAACGGGCACCAGCTGCATGGCCGCCGCATCGTGGTGGAGCCGTCCCGCCCGCGGCCCACCAACACCTGCAAGATCTTCGTGGGTAACGTTTCGGCGGCCTGCACCAGTGGAGAGCTGCGTGCGCTCTTCCAGCAGTACGGGCCCGTGGTGGAGTGCGACGTGGTGAAAG
- the LOC119858569 gene encoding RNA-binding protein 14-like isoform X3: MDYAFVHMEKEADAKVAIENLNGKEVKGRRVNVELSTNVQKKGAGQNAQAGPNADKSKRASVDYREKYQPKIDGYEQLRPTDSTYASVSAGYTASSLYDYQQRFGGTNTSSKYNSFDTQTRQASPSYFGRDRSPIRRSPTRIGFATVSLPMTAQPASYRAQPSTSLGATYRAQPSASLGMSYRPQPTTGQTASYRAQPSTSLGNTYRTQSSVSLGASNTQPAASSLNSYSAQAAAAYNTQAAASQLASYGVQSSATLASSYGAQPSATHAASYGTQPVAGYSASYGAQPTATHAAAAYAAQPAAGHTATYGAQPVATHAAAYGAQPAASHLASYGAQPVDSHSTSYGAQPAATLSASYGAQPVAGHSASYGAQPAAALAASYGAQPVASHSASYGAQPVAGHSASYGAQPTAVLSATYGAQPASTLAASYSNQSAAASYKSQVSAPLATPYRTQSSNSMSASYTAQQPSSVPLAVTFRAQPVTAYDGPTQLGQQATPYLGLSQSSAAAAAIAPPYERTRLSPPRSAGYDDPFKKSSALAKRYSSDRRLSDLSDYRRLADSPLVYRHSPTKSPLDYRRLPEAHSDYARYSGAYGDYMHTARLHSNYQRRL, translated from the exons ATGG ACTATGCATTTGTTCACATGGAGAAAGAAGCAGATGCAAAAGTTGCCATCGAAAATCTTAACGGAAAGGAAGTGAAAGGAAGAAGAGTCAATGTGGAACTCTCTACTAATGTTCAGAAAAAGGGGGCAGGACAAAATGCTCAGGCAGGCCCCAATGCTGACAAGAGCAAGAGAGCAAGTGTGGACTATAGAGAAAAATATCAACCCAAGATCGATGGTTATGAGCAGCTTAGGCCTACAGACTCTACGTATGCATCAGTCTCTGCAGGATATACTGCATCCTCGCTCTACGATTATCAGCAGCGCTTCGGTGGCACCAACACTTCAAGCAAATACAATTCATTTGATACTCAGACAAGGCAAGCATCTCCCTCATATTTTGGAAGGGACAGAAGCCCAATTCGACGATCACCAACAAGAATCGGCTTTGCCACTGTGTCGCTACCCATGACAGCGCAACCAGCATCCTACAGAGCTCAGCCATCAACCTCACTGGGTGCAACCTACAGAGCCCAGCCCTCTGCATCACTCGGAATGTCTTACAGACCACAGCCAACAACGGGACAGACAGCATCTTACAGGGCCCAGCCCTCGACGTCACTTGGAAATACTTACAGAACCCAGTCCTCTGTTTCACTAGGAGCTTCTAATACCCAGCCTGCAGCCTCATCACTAAATTCCTACAgcgcccaggctgctgctgcttacAACACCCAGGCTGCAGCTTCCCAGTTAGCCTCTTATGGGGTCCAGTCCTCAGCAACACTAGCGTCATCCTATGGAGCTCAGCCTTCAGCCACGCATGCAGCCTCTTATGGTACTCAGCCTGTGGCTGGTTACTCAGCCTCCTATGGAGCTCAGCCGACAGCCACACATGCAGCTGCTGCCTATGCAGCTCAGCCTGCGGCTGGTCACACAGCCACCTATGGAGCCCAGCCTGTGGCCACGCATGCAGCCGCCTATGGAGCCCAGCCTGCGGCCAGCCACTTGGCTTCTTATGGAGCCCAGCCTGTGGACAGCCACTCAACCTCGTATGGAGCCCAGCCTGCAGCTACTCTCTCAGCCTCGTATGGTGCTCAGCCTGTGGCTGGCCATTCAGCCTCGTATGGTGCTCAGCCTGCAGCTGCTCTCGCAGCCTCGTATGGCGCCCAGCCTGTGGCCAGCCATTCAGCCTCGTATGGCGCCCAGCCTGTGGCCGGCCATTCAGCCTCATATGGCGCCCAGCCTACAGCTGTGCTCTCAGCAACCTATGGCGCCCAGCCTGCATCCACTCTGGCTGCATCTTATAGCAATCAGTCTGCAGCAGCTTCCTACAAATCACAGGTCTCTGCTCCACTGGCCACACCCTATAGAACACAGTCTTCAAACTCAATGTCAGCTTCATATACAGCACAGCAGCCCTCCTCTGTTCCCTTGGCAGTCACTTTCAGAGCTCAGCCTGTGACTGCATATGATGGGCCAACCCAGCTTGGACAACAAGCAACCCCGTATTTGGGACTGTCTcagtcttctgctgctgctgctgccatcgCACCACCATACGAACGCACCCGCCTCTCTCCTCCACGGAGTGCTGGCTATGACGATCCTTTCAAAAAATCATCTGCTTTGGCTAAAAG GTACAGTTCCGACCGCCGTTTATCTGACCTCTCAGATTACCGTCGTTTAGCAGACTCGCCACTTGTGTACCGTCATTCGCCGACAAAGTCCCCGCTGGATTATCGCCGTCTTCCAGAAGCGCATTCCGACTATGCCCGTTATTCGGGTGCCTATGGCGATTATATGCATACTGCTCGGCTACATTCTAATTACCAGCGCCGCCTGTAG
- the LOC119858569 gene encoding RNA-binding protein 14-like isoform X10, with translation MRPGVKLFVGNVPEEATAEELGELFTGAVGPVLGVALMKQFAFVHLRDEAAAVRAISQLNGHQLHGRRIVVEPSRPRPTNTCKIFVGNVSAACTSGELRALFQQYGPVVECDVVKGG, from the exons ATGCGTCCTGGAGTGAAGCTGTTCGTGGGGAACGTGCCCGAGGAGGCCACGGCCGAGGAGCTGGGCGAACTGTTCACGGGCGCGGTAGGCCCGGTGCTCGGCGTGGCCCTCATGAAGCAGTTCGCCTTCGTGCACCTGCGGGATGAGGCGGCCGCTGTCCGCGCCATCTCCCAGCTCAACGGGCACCAGCTGCATGGCCGCCGCATCGTGGTGGAGCCGTCCCGCCCGCGGCCCACCAACACCTGCAAGATCTTCGTGGGTAACGTTTCGGCGGCCTGCACCAGTGGAGAGCTGCGTGCGCTCTTCCAGCAGTACGGGCCCGTGGTGGAGTGCGACGTGGTGAAAG GTGGTTGA
- the LOC119858569 gene encoding RNA-binding protein 14-like isoform X7: protein MRPGVKLFVGNVPEEATAEELGELFTGAVGPVLGVALMKQFAFVHLRDEAAAVRAISQLNGHQLHGRRIVVEPSRPRPTNTCKIFVGNVSAACTSGELRALFQQYGPVVECDVVKGDTIMEQGLVLLSIAPAELFQVIWTCHQMQHGLCICSHGERSRCKSCHRKS, encoded by the exons ATGCGTCCTGGAGTGAAGCTGTTCGTGGGGAACGTGCCCGAGGAGGCCACGGCCGAGGAGCTGGGCGAACTGTTCACGGGCGCGGTAGGCCCGGTGCTCGGCGTGGCCCTCATGAAGCAGTTCGCCTTCGTGCACCTGCGGGATGAGGCGGCCGCTGTCCGCGCCATCTCCCAGCTCAACGGGCACCAGCTGCATGGCCGCCGCATCGTGGTGGAGCCGTCCCGCCCGCGGCCCACCAACACCTGCAAGATCTTCGTGGGTAACGTTTCGGCGGCCTGCACCAGTGGAGAGCTGCGTGCGCTCTTCCAGCAGTACGGGCCCGTGGTGGAGTGCGACGTGGTGAAAG GAGACACAATCATGGAACAGGGGTTGGTACTCCTTTCCATTGCACCTGCAGAGCTGTTTCAGGTGATATGGACCTGCCACCAGATGCAACATGG ACTATGCATTTGTTCACATGGAGAAAGAAGCAGATGCAAAAGTTGCCATCGAAAATCTTAA
- the LOC119858569 gene encoding RNA-binding protein 14-like isoform X5, which yields MRPGVKLFVGNVPEEATAEELGELFTGAVGPVLGVALMKQFAFVHLRDEAAAVRAISQLNGHQLHGRRIVVEPSRPRPTNTCKIFVGNVSAACTSGELRALFQQYGPVVECDVVKGDTIMEQGLVLLSIAPAELFQVIWTCHQMQHGWLITVQYGVICTANSSVLRCLLTS from the exons ATGCGTCCTGGAGTGAAGCTGTTCGTGGGGAACGTGCCCGAGGAGGCCACGGCCGAGGAGCTGGGCGAACTGTTCACGGGCGCGGTAGGCCCGGTGCTCGGCGTGGCCCTCATGAAGCAGTTCGCCTTCGTGCACCTGCGGGATGAGGCGGCCGCTGTCCGCGCCATCTCCCAGCTCAACGGGCACCAGCTGCATGGCCGCCGCATCGTGGTGGAGCCGTCCCGCCCGCGGCCCACCAACACCTGCAAGATCTTCGTGGGTAACGTTTCGGCGGCCTGCACCAGTGGAGAGCTGCGTGCGCTCTTCCAGCAGTACGGGCCCGTGGTGGAGTGCGACGTGGTGAAAG GAGACACAATCATGGAACAGGGGTTGGTACTCCTTTCCATTGCACCTGCAGAGCTGTTTCAGGTGATATGGACCTGCCACCAGATGCAACATGG GTGGTTGATAACAGTCCAATATGGTGTAATCTGCACAGCCAACTCAAGTGTGTTGAGATGTTTGCTGACTTCTTGA
- the LOC119858569 gene encoding RNA-binding protein 14-like isoform X8: protein MRPGVKLFVGNVPEEATAEELGELFTGAVGPVLGVALMKQFAFVHLRDEAAAVRAISQLNGHQLHGRRIVVEPSRPRPTNTCKIFVGNVSAACTSGELRALFQQYGPVVECDVVKGTVPTAVYLTSQITVV from the exons ATGCGTCCTGGAGTGAAGCTGTTCGTGGGGAACGTGCCCGAGGAGGCCACGGCCGAGGAGCTGGGCGAACTGTTCACGGGCGCGGTAGGCCCGGTGCTCGGCGTGGCCCTCATGAAGCAGTTCGCCTTCGTGCACCTGCGGGATGAGGCGGCCGCTGTCCGCGCCATCTCCCAGCTCAACGGGCACCAGCTGCATGGCCGCCGCATCGTGGTGGAGCCGTCCCGCCCGCGGCCCACCAACACCTGCAAGATCTTCGTGGGTAACGTTTCGGCGGCCTGCACCAGTGGAGAGCTGCGTGCGCTCTTCCAGCAGTACGGGCCCGTGGTGGAGTGCGACGTGGTGAAAG GTACAGTTCCGACCGCCGTTTATCTGACCTCTCAGATTACCGTCGTTTAG